Proteins from a single region of Pseudodesulfovibrio portus:
- a CDS encoding sigma-54-dependent transcriptional regulator, whose product MAERILVVDDDRAFQGMLVEALTDKGYEVDTASTAEDGIKKAGAGDFDLILHDIKLPGMSGLDALPHLSDAAPGVDVIVMTGYASKDSGVVAMQRGAYDYFTKPFSLSEMEVVVRRAMEKRRMQVELQELKRRGGASPLNNIIGQSAPMMAVKERIARIAGLNTDVLIMGETGTGKELVSDTIHALSGRAKGPFVKINCAAIPENLIESELFGHEKGAFTGANTMKQGKFELAKTGSVMLDEIGDMPLHLQPKLLRAVEQKQAERVGGAKPIKYDVRIIAATNQELEQRVQEGQFRSDLYYRLNVATLILPPLRERKSDLPQLAEFFLDRANRRLGTDIVGVTAAAMEIFFNYDWPGNVRQFANAVERAAIFCTSTTISPADVDQAFSNTRPAADAMMTLPTGEGLPLKQALIDYEKMLIENALRACGGTQTEAARALGVSAKNLWNKLKKHSIDPAAFKL is encoded by the coding sequence GTGGCTGAACGAATTCTGGTGGTTGACGATGACCGTGCCTTCCAGGGCATGCTGGTAGAGGCGTTGACCGACAAGGGGTACGAAGTGGATACCGCGTCCACGGCCGAGGACGGCATCAAGAAGGCCGGGGCCGGGGATTTCGATCTCATTCTCCACGACATCAAGCTGCCCGGCATGTCCGGGCTCGACGCCCTGCCGCACCTGTCCGACGCAGCGCCCGGCGTGGACGTCATCGTCATGACCGGCTATGCCTCCAAGGATTCGGGCGTGGTGGCCATGCAGCGCGGGGCTTACGACTACTTCACCAAGCCGTTTTCCCTGAGCGAGATGGAAGTGGTGGTCCGCCGGGCCATGGAAAAGCGCCGCATGCAGGTGGAGCTCCAGGAGCTCAAGCGGCGGGGCGGGGCGAGCCCGCTGAACAACATCATCGGGCAATCCGCGCCCATGATGGCCGTGAAGGAGCGCATCGCCCGCATCGCCGGGCTGAACACCGACGTCTTGATCATGGGCGAGACCGGCACCGGCAAGGAGCTGGTCTCCGACACCATCCATGCACTGAGCGGCCGGGCCAAGGGCCCGTTCGTCAAGATCAACTGTGCGGCCATTCCCGAAAATCTCATCGAGTCCGAGCTGTTCGGCCACGAGAAGGGGGCCTTCACCGGCGCCAACACCATGAAGCAGGGCAAGTTCGAGCTGGCCAAGACCGGCTCGGTCATGCTCGACGAAATCGGCGACATGCCGCTCCACCTTCAGCCCAAGCTGTTGCGCGCCGTGGAACAGAAGCAGGCCGAGCGCGTGGGCGGGGCAAAGCCCATCAAGTACGACGTGCGCATCATCGCGGCCACCAACCAGGAGCTGGAGCAGCGGGTGCAGGAGGGCCAGTTCCGCAGCGACCTATACTATAGACTGAACGTGGCCACCCTGATCCTGCCGCCGCTGAGGGAGCGCAAGTCCGATCTGCCGCAACTGGCCGAGTTCTTCCTGGATCGCGCCAACCGGCGGCTGGGCACGGACATCGTCGGGGTGACCGCTGCGGCCATGGAGATATTCTTCAACTACGATTGGCCGGGCAACGTGCGCCAGTTCGCCAATGCCGTCGAGCGTGCCGCCATCTTCTGCACCTCCACCACGATCTCCCCGGCGGACGTGGACCAGGCCTTTTCCAACACCCGGCCTGCTGCCGACGCCATGATGACCCTGCCCACGGGCGAGGGGTTGCCGCTCAAGCAGGCGCTCATCGACTATGAGAAGATGCTCATCGAAAATGCCCTGCGCGCTTGCGGCGGCACCCAGACCGAAGCGGCCCGGGCCCTGGGCGTGTCCGCCAAGAACCTCTGGAACAAGCTCAAAAAGCACAGCATCGACCCCGCAGCCTTCAAGCTCTAG
- a CDS encoding Flp family type IVb pilin, which produces MTKLINLIRDEEGATAIEYGLIAALIAAGIVAATTALGEQVVSTFEYITNEMAGATSAT; this is translated from the coding sequence ATGACCAAGCTTATCAATTTGATCCGTGATGAAGAAGGCGCAACCGCTATCGAATACGGCCTGATCGCCGCCCTGATCGCCGCCGGTATCGTGGCCGCAACCACCGCCCTGGGCGAGCAGGTTGTTTCCACCTTCGAATACATCACCAACGAAATGGCTGGCGCCACCTCCGCCACCTAG
- a CDS encoding A24 family peptidase, translating into MDILVTTALAVALVTASVTDLRDQRIYNWLTFPLIIAGFATHTVFGGMEGLKFAASGFGLGFVVMVIPYFMGVMGAGDVKLMAGIGAWLGLESTFTAFLFTCIAGGVYGLAVLALDPKVLKGVLINIRNTFAVFMATRKFNFTPVATEKALPKLCYGVAIAVGTSAAMGMHAWLTGSVYSGY; encoded by the coding sequence ATGGATATTCTCGTCACCACAGCGCTCGCAGTGGCACTCGTCACGGCCTCGGTCACCGACCTCAGGGACCAGCGCATCTACAACTGGCTCACCTTCCCGCTCATCATCGCGGGTTTCGCCACGCACACCGTTTTCGGCGGCATGGAAGGGTTGAAGTTCGCCGCCTCCGGATTCGGCCTCGGCTTCGTGGTCATGGTCATTCCGTATTTCATGGGCGTCATGGGCGCGGGCGATGTCAAGCTCATGGCCGGCATCGGCGCATGGCTCGGTCTCGAATCCACCTTCACCGCCTTCCTGTTCACCTGCATCGCGGGCGGCGTCTACGGCCTGGCCGTGCTCGCCCTGGACCCGAAGGTGCTCAAGGGCGTCCTGATCAATATCCGGAACACCTTTGCCGTGTTCATGGCTACCCGAAAGTTCAATTTCACTCCCGTTGCAACGGAAAAGGCCCTGCCGAAGCTCTGCTACGGCGTGGCCATCGCCGTGGGAACCTCCGCAGCCATGGGCATGCACGCCTGGCTGACCGGTTCCGTGTACAGCGGCTACTAA
- the cpaB gene encoding Flp pilus assembly protein CpaB: protein MSKSKRALIQITLSLLLAIVAGVLIFNWTSGVKKAPVAQVANTVPVVVAKVDMKRGVRLTAEMVEVRKFTADSRPSGAFSEISKLEGRVLNQAVGVNEAVTGLKLADESVLGGGVSALITPGKRAMAVKGNAVMGLAGFVRPGDKVDVIVSLTVGKNDDPKTKVVLERVKVIATGTELVPPDEDGKTASVDVYTLELTPVESERLALAATQGTLHFALRNEQDDEQTLTTGVDVPKTLAALQPARKKPVHKSRKIDIEIITGVSRSSVRF from the coding sequence ATGAGCAAGTCCAAGAGAGCCCTCATCCAGATCACATTGTCCCTGTTGCTGGCCATCGTGGCCGGCGTCCTGATTTTCAATTGGACCAGCGGCGTGAAGAAGGCCCCTGTGGCCCAGGTGGCCAACACGGTGCCCGTGGTCGTGGCCAAGGTGGACATGAAGCGCGGCGTCAGGCTGACCGCCGAGATGGTCGAGGTCCGCAAGTTCACCGCCGACTCCCGTCCCTCGGGAGCGTTTTCCGAAATTTCCAAGCTCGAAGGCCGGGTCCTGAACCAGGCCGTGGGCGTCAACGAGGCCGTCACCGGCCTCAAGCTGGCCGACGAGTCCGTGCTCGGCGGCGGCGTATCCGCCCTGATCACGCCCGGCAAGCGGGCCATGGCCGTCAAGGGCAACGCCGTCATGGGGCTGGCCGGTTTTGTCCGCCCCGGCGACAAGGTGGACGTCATCGTCTCACTGACCGTGGGCAAGAACGACGACCCCAAGACCAAGGTGGTCCTGGAACGGGTCAAGGTCATCGCCACCGGCACCGAGCTGGTTCCGCCCGACGAGGACGGCAAGACCGCTTCCGTGGACGTCTACACCCTGGAACTCACGCCCGTGGAAAGCGAGCGGCTGGCCCTGGCGGCCACCCAGGGGACCCTGCATTTCGCACTGCGCAACGAGCAGGACGACGAGCAGACCCTGACCACCGGCGTGGACGTGCCCAAGACCCTGGCAGCGCTCCAGCCCGCACGGAAGAAGCCGGTGCACAAGAGCCGCAAGATCGACATCGAAATCATTACCGGCGTGTCCAGATCGTCGGTCAGGTTCTAG
- a CDS encoding type II and III secretion system protein family protein codes for MMNTRSRQGTVILLTVCLILLFASVAEAKILKASRPDVIRMIVGESTIINTEADVSRISLASDTVAAIVVISPRQIYLTGNAIGSTTLTLWSGKEVTDIYDVIVDPDTSRLKRMIHELMPDEKNIKVLTSGDTITLSGYVSNTANLSSVLALAEAAAPEKVVNLLTVDGIQQVMLEVRVAEMSRSVTKRLGVNFAAIGSNFAIYSIINNLTQYNASDNIYELTDNINLTGSFNMGGTSVLGMIDALKAHGLVRVLAEPNLTCVSGESAEFLVGGEIPLPMPGSLGTVGIVFKPFGVGLKFTATVMGSGRINLQVNPEVSELDYSKVLSVGGYEIPSLTTRRANTVIELGDGQSFVVAGLISDSLKENVSKFPVLGDVPILGSLFSSKDFASKKTELVVLVTAHLAKPVDMQNQTLPTDDFQEPDDMEFYLMGLMEGKGKTSSQASAATGSTAGPSTVVRPESGFDGELGHSWPK; via the coding sequence ATGATGAATACCCGCTCCAGACAAGGAACCGTGATCCTGCTGACAGTGTGCCTGATTCTCCTGTTCGCCTCTGTCGCGGAAGCCAAGATCCTGAAGGCCAGCAGGCCCGACGTCATCCGCATGATCGTGGGCGAATCCACCATCATCAACACCGAGGCCGACGTCAGCCGCATCTCCCTGGCATCCGACACCGTGGCCGCCATCGTGGTCATCTCGCCCCGCCAGATATACCTGACCGGCAACGCCATCGGTTCCACCACCCTGACCCTGTGGTCGGGCAAGGAAGTCACCGATATCTATGACGTCATAGTCGATCCGGACACCTCCCGCCTCAAGCGGATGATCCACGAGCTCATGCCCGATGAAAAGAACATCAAGGTCCTGACCTCCGGCGATACCATTACCCTGTCCGGCTATGTGTCCAATACGGCGAACCTGTCTTCGGTGCTCGCCCTGGCCGAAGCGGCAGCCCCGGAAAAGGTGGTCAACCTCCTGACCGTGGACGGCATCCAGCAGGTCATGCTGGAGGTCCGCGTGGCCGAGATGTCGCGCTCCGTGACCAAGCGGCTGGGCGTCAACTTCGCGGCCATCGGTTCCAATTTCGCCATCTACTCCATCATCAACAACCTGACCCAGTACAATGCCAGCGACAACATCTACGAGTTGACCGACAACATCAATCTCACCGGCTCGTTCAACATGGGCGGGACATCGGTTCTGGGCATGATCGACGCCCTCAAGGCGCACGGCCTTGTCCGCGTGCTGGCCGAACCGAACCTGACCTGCGTTTCCGGCGAATCCGCCGAGTTCCTGGTCGGTGGTGAAATCCCGCTGCCCATGCCCGGCTCCCTGGGAACCGTGGGCATCGTCTTCAAGCCCTTCGGTGTCGGCCTCAAGTTCACGGCCACGGTCATGGGTTCCGGGCGCATCAATCTCCAGGTCAATCCCGAGGTCTCGGAGTTGGACTATTCCAAGGTCCTGAGTGTCGGCGGGTATGAAATTCCCAGCCTGACCACCCGCCGGGCCAACACCGTGATCGAGCTGGGCGACGGGCAGAGCTTTGTCGTCGCGGGTTTGATCAGCGACTCCCTGAAGGAAAACGTCAGCAAGTTCCCGGTCCTGGGTGATGTTCCCATCCTGGGAAGCCTGTTCAGTTCCAAGGATTTCGCTTCCAAGAAGACCGAACTGGTCGTCCTGGTGACCGCCCATCTGGCCAAGCCCGTGGACATGCAGAACCAGACCCTGCCCACGGATGATTTCCAGGAACCTGACGACATGGAATTCTATCTCATGGGTTTGATGGAAGGCAAAGGCAAGACTTCGAGCCAGGCTTCGGCCGCGACCGGCAGCACTGCCGGCCCCTCGACCGTGGTCCGGCCCGAAAGCGGGTTTGACGGCGAACTGGGTCATTCCTGGCCCAAGTAG
- a CDS encoding AAA family ATPase, which translates to MNNRIIPITLVVSDKEQKKRLERMITANTMVRLAEEEADEMGVLIYEPGRNVDEDLPYIIQALETGQAEDVYLAGNNADPDILIRAMRSGIREFIQYPVEENDFRSAVMRTAMRMSLGEDEGEKGKIFTVLGAKSGLGASTLAVNMACALNEREPGRTALLDLRRPFGESHYFLDLSFEYTWADLADDISRLDATYLRSAMAEHSSGLHVLPGPANGDRPDPHALFLIIEQLRHNYDFVVVDTAHPLDEDLPKEIELADAILIATQLSLPCLARTSGLVEAVRSQDPDADRRMKLVANRVAKNSTIGVSEAADVLNREIRWVIPEDPDSSLAAINQGTPLVTAYPKSPATKAIMGLVSDLAPRPAKARKGLSLPFSSLFRKKGKGTDGNDSLAGATL; encoded by the coding sequence ATGAACAACAGAATCATTCCGATCACGCTGGTCGTCAGCGACAAGGAACAGAAGAAGCGTCTGGAGCGGATGATCACGGCCAACACCATGGTCCGTCTGGCCGAGGAAGAGGCCGACGAGATGGGCGTGCTGATCTACGAGCCCGGCCGGAACGTGGACGAGGATCTCCCGTACATCATCCAGGCCCTGGAGACGGGCCAGGCCGAGGACGTCTACCTGGCCGGCAACAACGCCGATCCCGACATCCTTATCCGGGCCATGCGCAGCGGCATCCGCGAATTCATCCAGTACCCGGTCGAGGAAAACGATTTCCGGTCCGCCGTCATGCGCACGGCCATGCGCATGAGCCTGGGCGAGGACGAAGGGGAGAAGGGCAAGATATTCACCGTGCTCGGGGCCAAGTCCGGTCTCGGCGCGTCCACCCTGGCCGTCAACATGGCCTGCGCCCTGAACGAGCGCGAGCCCGGCAGGACCGCGCTGCTGGACCTGCGCCGCCCCTTCGGCGAAAGCCACTATTTCCTGGACCTCTCCTTTGAGTACACCTGGGCCGACCTGGCCGACGACATCTCCCGCCTGGACGCCACCTACCTGCGTTCCGCCATGGCCGAGCACTCCTCCGGACTGCATGTCCTGCCCGGCCCGGCAAACGGCGACCGGCCCGACCCCCACGCCCTGTTCCTGATCATCGAGCAGCTGCGGCACAACTACGATTTCGTGGTCGTGGACACCGCCCATCCCCTGGACGAGGACCTGCCCAAGGAGATCGAGCTTGCCGACGCCATCCTCATCGCCACGCAGCTCTCCCTGCCGTGCCTGGCCCGGACCTCCGGCCTGGTGGAGGCCGTCAGGAGCCAGGACCCGGACGCCGACCGCCGCATGAAGCTGGTCGCCAACCGGGTCGCCAAGAATTCCACCATCGGCGTGAGCGAAGCCGCCGACGTCCTGAACCGCGAGATTCGCTGGGTCATCCCCGAGGACCCCGATTCCTCCCTGGCCGCCATCAATCAGGGAACCCCCCTGGTCACGGCCTACCCCAAGTCGCCCGCGACCAAGGCCATCATGGGCCTGGTCTCGGATCTGGCTCCCCGGCCCGCCAAGGCCAGGAAGGGCCTTTCCCTGCCGTTCTCCTCCCTGTTCAGGAAGAAGGGCAAGGGAACCGACGGTAACGACAGCCTCGCCGGAGCCACCTTATGA
- a CDS encoding CpaF family protein translates to MNLAERLNKSAARRTPASAGKAKVKAVPTRTQNEAQEHYFDVKTRIHGRLIDMIDLSLLDKLSESEMRTEIAKVAEGLLWEEFQNAPLNMAERKRMLSEIQDEVIGLGPLEPFIKDPSVNDILVNGHKQVYVERSGLLELTPARFKDDNHLRKIIDRIVSMVGRRIDESQPLCDARLLDGSRVNAVIPPLAIDGPSLSIRKFSKDPLEVADLIGFNSLTPQMAQLMEGIVRSQLNVLISGGTGSGKTTLLNCLSRNVPEDERIVTIEDAAELQLKQDHVVRLETRPANIEGKGEITMRDLVKNCLRMRPDRIIVGEVRSSEALDMLQAMNTGHDGSLTTIHANTPRDALMRLETMISMAGLNLSPISMKRYISSAIDVIIQATRLVDGTRKVISISEVTGMEGEMITMQEIFAFEQTGVDSDGKVEGYHTARGIRPKFAEKLERMGCPFPTDMFQVSPISRKEARA, encoded by the coding sequence ATGAACCTCGCAGAAAGACTGAACAAGAGCGCGGCCAGGCGTACTCCCGCTTCTGCGGGCAAGGCCAAGGTCAAGGCGGTTCCCACCAGGACGCAGAACGAGGCGCAGGAACACTATTTCGACGTCAAGACCCGCATCCACGGCCGTCTCATCGACATGATCGACCTGTCGCTCCTGGACAAGCTGTCCGAGTCCGAGATGCGCACCGAGATCGCCAAGGTGGCGGAAGGGCTGCTCTGGGAGGAATTCCAGAACGCGCCGCTGAACATGGCCGAACGCAAGCGCATGTTGTCCGAGATCCAGGACGAGGTCATCGGCCTGGGACCGCTGGAACCCTTCATCAAGGACCCCTCGGTCAACGATATCCTGGTCAACGGCCACAAGCAGGTCTACGTGGAGCGGTCCGGCCTCCTGGAACTGACCCCGGCCCGGTTCAAGGACGACAACCACCTGCGCAAGATCATCGACCGCATCGTGTCCATGGTCGGCCGCCGCATCGACGAATCCCAGCCCTTGTGCGACGCCCGCCTGCTGGACGGTTCGCGCGTCAACGCGGTCATCCCGCCCCTGGCCATCGACGGCCCGTCGCTGTCCATTCGTAAGTTTTCCAAGGACCCGCTGGAAGTGGCCGACCTCATCGGCTTCAACTCCCTGACCCCCCAGATGGCCCAGCTCATGGAAGGCATCGTGCGCTCGCAGCTCAACGTGCTCATCTCCGGCGGTACCGGTTCGGGCAAGACCACGCTGCTGAACTGCCTGTCCCGCAACGTGCCCGAGGACGAACGCATCGTGACCATCGAGGACGCCGCGGAGCTGCAGCTCAAGCAGGACCACGTGGTCCGGCTGGAGACCCGCCCGGCCAACATCGAGGGCAAGGGCGAGATCACCATGCGCGATCTGGTCAAGAACTGCCTGCGCATGCGCCCTGACCGCATCATCGTCGGCGAGGTCCGTTCCTCCGAGGCCCTGGACATGCTCCAGGCCATGAACACCGGCCATGACGGTTCCCTGACCACCATCCACGCCAACACCCCGCGCGACGCCCTGATGCGCCTGGAGACCATGATCTCCATGGCCGGGTTGAACCTGTCGCCTATTTCCATGAAGCGGTACATCTCCTCGGCCATCGACGTCATCATCCAGGCCACCCGTCTGGTGGACGGCACCAGGAAGGTCATCTCCATCTCGGAAGTGACCGGCATGGAAGGGGAGATGATCACCATGCAGGAAATTTTCGCCTTCGAGCAGACCGGTGTGGATTCCGACGGCAAGGTCGAGGGCTATCACACGGCCCGCGGCATCCGCCCGAAGTTCGCCGAGAAGCTGGAACGCATGGGCTGCCCCTTCCCGACGGACATGTTCCAGGTCTCTCCCATTTCCAGGAAGGAGGCGCGGGCATGA
- a CDS encoding type II secretion system F family protein: MIMNIIIAGVAVLVVFLLLMGISSLMQSGSDKAERRVRERLRAMAVTGVEEKAIDLVLRENSMSDVPWFNRLLENMRWAASLEKLIYQAEAKGSAGVYLLACAVLGVIGAYAGSFSGRLWVIALTGGMLGYIPIWRLRGKQRKRMDKFQQQLPEALDLMARALKAGHTFGGGMRMVADEFDKPIGPEFGKTLDEINYGMDVDRALANLQERVECPDLKFFVVSINIQRETGGNLAEIIAKISTLVRDRFALFGKIRVLSAEGRVSAYILIGLPFLLGVILYLVNPDYIGLLWTRELGLSMVYSAGFSMVIGWIVIRKIIKIKV, encoded by the coding sequence ATGATCATGAACATCATCATCGCCGGTGTGGCCGTTCTGGTCGTCTTCCTGCTCCTCATGGGCATCAGCTCGCTCATGCAGTCCGGCTCGGACAAGGCCGAGCGCCGTGTCAGGGAACGCCTCCGGGCCATGGCCGTGACCGGCGTCGAAGAGAAGGCCATCGATCTGGTGCTGCGCGAAAACTCCATGAGCGATGTCCCGTGGTTCAACCGCCTGCTCGAGAACATGCGCTGGGCCGCCAGCCTGGAGAAGCTCATCTACCAGGCCGAGGCAAAGGGATCGGCGGGCGTCTATTTGCTGGCCTGCGCCGTGCTGGGCGTGATCGGCGCATATGCGGGCAGCTTCTCTGGTCGGCTGTGGGTCATCGCCCTGACCGGCGGCATGCTCGGCTATATCCCCATCTGGCGGCTCAGGGGCAAGCAGCGCAAGCGCATGGACAAGTTCCAGCAGCAGCTGCCCGAGGCCCTGGATCTCATGGCCCGCGCACTCAAGGCCGGACACACCTTCGGCGGCGGCATGCGCATGGTGGCCGACGAATTCGACAAGCCCATCGGCCCCGAGTTCGGCAAGACCCTGGACGAGATCAACTACGGCATGGACGTGGACCGGGCGCTGGCGAACCTTCAGGAAAGGGTGGAATGCCCGGACCTCAAGTTCTTCGTGGTGTCCATCAACATCCAGCGCGAGACCGGCGGCAACCTGGCCGAGATCATCGCCAAGATTTCCACCCTGGTGCGGGACCGGTTCGCCCTGTTCGGCAAGATCCGCGTCCTGTCCGCCGAGGGCCGCGTGTCCGCCTACATCCTCATCGGCCTGCCGTTCCTGCTGGGCGTCATCCTGTATCTGGTCAACCCCGACTACATCGGTCTGCTGTGGACCAGGGAGCTTGGGCTGTCCATGGTCTACAGCGCGGGCTTTTCCATGGTCATCGGATGGATCGTCATCCGCAAGATCATCAAGATCAAGGTCTAG
- a CDS encoding type II secretion system F family protein — translation MSEQMIPLIAAAVGFVSVLLAGYGLMGYLGGASDSARLKERVSGTTIKRSEALAAPLTSAFGNMLAFFGRLGTRIGPTETEEIDKNRLRLIQAGLRKPDSYKVFQGLKGCLALFLAGGFLAARYLVFTDMSIAVTAFGFVGLAAVGVYGPEYWLSKKVAKRKLALSDELPDALDLLVVCVEAGMGLDQAVDRVCHELRTSGPIISSEFKLLTLELRAGKARTEALRSLAERAGLDDLNSLTSLLIQADAFGISVGRTLRVYSDAMRVKRSQRAEEKAARMPVLLLLPLVAFILPALFVVILGPAVIMSMDMFTAMSK, via the coding sequence ATGAGTGAACAGATGATTCCCCTGATCGCCGCTGCCGTCGGTTTTGTCTCCGTGCTTCTGGCCGGATACGGCCTGATGGGCTACCTGGGCGGCGCCAGCGACTCCGCGCGTCTCAAGGAGCGGGTGTCCGGGACCACGATCAAGCGTTCCGAAGCCCTGGCCGCGCCGCTGACCTCGGCCTTCGGCAACATGCTCGCCTTTTTCGGCCGCCTGGGCACCAGGATCGGCCCCACCGAGACCGAGGAGATCGACAAGAACCGCCTCCGCCTGATCCAGGCCGGACTGCGCAAGCCCGACTCCTACAAGGTCTTCCAGGGCCTCAAGGGCTGCCTGGCCCTGTTCCTGGCCGGCGGATTCCTGGCCGCGCGCTATCTCGTCTTCACCGACATGTCCATCGCGGTCACCGCCTTCGGCTTCGTGGGCCTGGCCGCAGTCGGCGTGTACGGCCCGGAATACTGGCTGTCCAAGAAGGTCGCCAAGCGCAAGCTGGCCCTGAGCGACGAACTGCCCGACGCCCTCGACCTGCTGGTCGTCTGCGTGGAAGCGGGCATGGGTCTCGACCAGGCCGTTGACCGGGTCTGTCATGAGCTGCGGACGTCCGGTCCCATCATCAGCTCCGAATTCAAGCTGCTCACCCTGGAACTCCGGGCAGGCAAGGCGCGCACCGAGGCCCTTCGGTCCCTGGCCGAACGGGCCGGGCTGGACGACCTCAACAGCCTGACTTCCCTGCTCATACAGGCCGACGCCTTCGGCATCAGCGTCGGTCGCACCCTGCGCGTCTACTCGGACGCCATGCGCGTCAAGCGCTCCCAGCGCGCCGAGGAAAAGGCCGCGCGGATGCCGGTTCTGCTGCTTCTTCCCCTTGTTGCGTTCATTTTGCCGGCCCTGTTCGTGGTCATTCTCGGCCCGGCGGTAATCATGTCCATGGATATGTTCACGGCGATGAGCAAGTAG
- a CDS encoding SPOR domain-containing protein yields MYKKMLIVTMALVGGVLLSGCMGMTHKDQTFKEFAYGDESPINFSSEQHEQVGDGYVRRNNPEMALMHYNKAITLDENNLDARVKRGDLLVSQGLEEQALAEYNAVLKAAPDHAIANEAAGGVYFRAGLYDEAAAHLERAAELNPLLWKAHNYLGILHDREHRYDKAAEHFSLALELHKGGGVDEIYNNLGVVRIARKEYSEALESFRLALKSGGVSSRTYNNLGLALTRLGRLDEALESFKYAGGEAKAYNNLGYVLMTDNRPAEAVPYFEKAIELSPSYYVKAADNLKRAKLAARFQKAETKVSGSTPNPLLRQSFPDAKQNPGEPTASPASVGSPSPPADVQKISYVQPGSGAVDISEKDKSYGLHVSSWRDHEWAFNHCAKLRGQGFETWINQVDLGEKGIWYRVLVGDFASIAEAKAGRPDVLAVLELDRAPIFRKVDPRLDGSLL; encoded by the coding sequence ATGTACAAGAAGATGTTGATTGTCACCATGGCCCTGGTCGGGGGAGTCTTGCTGTCCGGTTGCATGGGCATGACCCATAAGGATCAGACCTTCAAGGAGTTCGCCTACGGCGACGAATCCCCTATCAATTTTTCCAGCGAACAGCATGAGCAGGTGGGCGACGGCTACGTCCGCCGCAACAACCCTGAAATGGCGCTCATGCATTACAACAAGGCCATCACCCTGGACGAGAACAACCTGGACGCCCGCGTCAAGCGCGGCGACCTGCTGGTCTCCCAGGGACTGGAAGAGCAGGCCCTGGCCGAATACAACGCCGTGCTCAAGGCGGCCCCGGACCACGCCATCGCCAACGAGGCGGCGGGCGGCGTCTACTTCCGCGCCGGGCTGTACGACGAGGCCGCCGCTCACCTCGAGCGCGCCGCAGAACTCAACCCGCTGCTCTGGAAGGCACACAACTATCTGGGCATCCTCCATGACCGCGAGCACCGCTACGACAAGGCCGCAGAGCACTTCTCCCTGGCCCTGGAGCTGCACAAGGGCGGCGGCGTGGACGAGATTTACAACAACCTCGGCGTGGTGCGCATCGCGCGCAAGGAATATTCCGAGGCCCTTGAATCCTTCCGCCTGGCGCTCAAGAGCGGCGGCGTGTCCTCCCGCACCTACAACAACCTCGGCCTGGCCCTGACCCGGCTGGGACGCCTGGACGAGGCGCTCGAATCCTTCAAGTACGCGGGCGGCGAGGCCAAGGCGTACAACAACCTCGGCTACGTGCTCATGACGGACAACCGTCCCGCCGAAGCCGTGCCCTATTTCGAGAAGGCCATCGAGCTTTCTCCCAGCTACTACGTCAAGGCGGCCGACAACCTGAAGCGGGCCAAGCTGGCCGCACGCTTTCAGAAGGCCGAAACCAAAGTGAGTGGTTCCACCCCGAACCCTCTGCTTCGTCAGTCTTTCCCCGACGCGAAGCAGAACCCCGGCGAGCCTACGGCATCTCCCGCGTCCGTAGGCTCGCCATCCCCCCCTGCGGATGTCCAGAAGATATCCTACGTGCAGCCGGGTTCCGGGGCGGTCGATATAAGTGAGAAGGACAAGTCCTACGGGCTGCACGTCAGCTCCTGGCGTGACCATGAATGGGCTTTCAACCATTGCGCCAAGCTGCGCGGGCAGGGGTTCGAAACCTGGATCAACCAGGTCGACCTCGGCGAGAAGGGCATCTGGTACCGCGTCCTGGTGGGCGATTTCGCCTCCATCGCGGAAGCCAAGGCCGGACGCCCCGACGTGCTGGCCGTCCTGGAACTCGACCGCGCGCCCATCTTCCGCAAGGTCGACCCCAGGCTCGACGGGTCCCTTCTCTAA